In Halobacillus amylolyticus, the following proteins share a genomic window:
- the hisS gene encoding histidine--tRNA ligase, whose translation MNMRAPRGTQDILPGTSEKWQYVEQRLIDLSRRYNYKEIRTPIFEHTELFQRGVGDSTDIVQKEMYTFTDRGDRSITLRPEGTASVVRAFVQNKLFGLANQPTKLFYIGPMFRYERPQQGRMRQFVQFGVEALGSNDPAVDAEVMALAMNAYQELGLTSLKLVLNSLGDQESREAHKSALVSHFEPHRDELCSDCQLRLEQNPLRVLDCKKDKDHSAMTTAPSILEYLNDESKSYFKAVQNHLQAMNIDYVIDANLVRGLDYYNHTAFEIMSDAEGFGAITTLSGGGRYNGLVEDIGGPETSGIGFAMSLERLLMALEAEGVKLPIEDSLDCYIVAMGEEAEQEAVRLTQLLRSNGIQTDKDYLQKKMKGQFKSADRLKAKYVIVLGERELEQNAATVKNMASGEQTELPLDEITGYLEQELAGGE comes from the coding sequence ATGAATATGAGAGCACCACGCGGTACACAGGATATTTTACCTGGTACATCAGAGAAATGGCAATATGTTGAACAACGACTTATCGACCTTAGCCGTCGATACAATTATAAGGAAATTAGAACACCTATTTTTGAACATACAGAACTGTTTCAACGAGGTGTGGGGGATAGTACGGATATTGTCCAAAAAGAAATGTACACCTTTACTGACCGTGGTGACAGAAGTATAACGCTTCGGCCGGAAGGAACAGCTTCAGTGGTACGAGCCTTTGTGCAAAATAAATTATTTGGTCTTGCCAATCAGCCGACGAAATTATTTTATATCGGACCAATGTTTAGATACGAACGACCGCAGCAAGGAAGAATGCGGCAATTTGTTCAGTTTGGTGTTGAAGCGTTAGGCAGTAACGATCCAGCTGTTGATGCTGAGGTGATGGCTTTAGCTATGAACGCCTATCAAGAACTTGGGCTAACCTCCTTAAAACTAGTTCTGAACAGCTTAGGTGACCAAGAGAGTAGAGAAGCACATAAATCAGCATTAGTGAGCCACTTTGAACCACACAGGGATGAACTATGCTCAGATTGTCAATTACGTCTGGAACAAAACCCATTACGTGTACTTGACTGTAAGAAAGACAAAGACCATTCTGCAATGACGACAGCGCCGTCGATCTTAGAGTATTTAAATGATGAATCCAAGTCCTATTTCAAAGCTGTTCAAAATCACCTTCAAGCAATGAATATCGATTATGTTATTGATGCAAATTTAGTACGCGGACTTGACTATTATAATCATACTGCGTTTGAAATTATGAGTGATGCGGAGGGTTTTGGAGCCATTACGACCTTGAGCGGCGGCGGCCGTTATAATGGACTTGTTGAGGATATTGGAGGCCCTGAAACATCAGGCATTGGTTTTGCTATGAGTCTGGAACGCTTGCTGATGGCATTGGAAGCTGAGGGTGTAAAATTGCCGATTGAAGATTCGCTGGATTGCTATATTGTTGCGATGGGAGAGGAGGCAGAACAAGAAGCTGTTCGCCTGACACAACTTTTGCGAAGTAATGGAATCCAAACAGATAAGGATTATTTACAAAAGAAAATGAAAGGTCAGTTCAAATCGGCTGATCGACTAAAAGCAAAATATGTCATCGTACTAGGCGAGCGGGAACTTGAGCAGAATGCTGCGACTGTAAAAAATAT